The Henckelia pumila isolate YLH828 chromosome 2, ASM3356847v2, whole genome shotgun sequence genome includes a window with the following:
- the LOC140877140 gene encoding regulatory-associated protein of TOR 1 — MALGDLMAASRFSQSSAAVSNHLEEFSSNENHVEDDGERSVNSSNSADNNNSNSRDFSETASSSYVAMTTTTSMAYLPQTLVLCEFRHDGFEECVPSGPSDSGLVSKWRPRDRMKTGCVALVLCLNISVDPPDVIKISPCARMECWIDPFTMAPQKALETIGRTLNQQYERWQPKARYKISLDPTVDEIKKLCTTCRKYAKSERVLFHYNGHGVPKPTPNGEIWLFNKSYTQYIPLPISDLDSWLKTPSIYVFDCSAAGVIVSAFIELQDYSTSSSVPSTRDCILLAACEAHETLPQSVEFPADIFTSCLTTPIKMALRWFCTRSLLHESFDYSLIDKIPGRQTDRKTLLGELNWIFTAVTDTIAWNVLPRELFQKLFRQDLLVASMFRNFLLAERIMRSANCSPVSYPVLPPTHQHHMWDAWDMAAEICLSQLPGLVEDPNAEFQPSPFFTEQLTAFEVWLDHGSEYKKPPEQLPIVLQVLLSQCHRFRALVLLGRFLDMGPWAVDLALSVGIFPYVLKLLATTTPELRQILVFIWTKILALDKSCQVDLVKDGGHTYFIRFLDSVEAYPEQRAMAAFVLAVIVDGHRRGQEVCIESGLIHVCLKNLQSSSPNEAQTEPLFLQWICLCLGKLWEDFLEAQMIGLQADALAVVEPLLSEPQPEVRAAAVFSLGTLLDFGLDTSRDGLGDEECDDDEKIKAEAGIIKSLLSVVSDGSPLVRAEVAVALARFAFGHDKHIKSVAAAYWKPQSNSVLATLPSFAINGSGSGYTTPVHYMAHGSRVPTPVGPLLRVGNDSQAVTRDGRVSSGSPLATSGIMHGSPLSDDSSQHSDSGALNDFVSNGVVNHSRRRPLDNSLYSQCVLAMCTLAKDPSPRVASLGRRVLSIIGIEQVVTKSVKSAGGSAHPSEPSTTASVSLSGLARSSSWFELNGGGRLPLTFRTPPVSPPRPSYMTGIRRVSSLDFRPHLMNPPDSGLADSLLGSSGLSGASERSFLPQSTIYNWSCGHFSKPLLTAVDDSEDIIARREKNEKQALDYIVKCQHSAVSKLNNQIAGWDTKFVTGTKTTLLQPFSPVVIASDENEKIRVWNYEEATLLNSFDNHNYPDKGVSKLCLVNELDENLLLVASNDGNVRIWKNFTSKGEQKLVTAFASIHGHRPGVRAVNAVVDWQQQSGYLFASGEISSITAWDLDKEQLLSTIPLTSDSSISALAVSQVHGGQFAAGFVDGYVRLYDIRTPEMLVSETRPHTQRVERVVGMGFQPGLEPAKLVSASQAGNIQFLDMRAAKKPYLTIEAHRGSLTALAIHRHAPLVASGSAKQFIKIFNLTGDQLGTIRYHPTFMAQKIGSVSCLTFHPYQVLLAAGAADSCVSIYADEISPPR, encoded by the exons ATGGCATTGGGGGATTTGATGGCTGCATCTCGATTTTCTCAATCTTCAGCGGCGGTGTCTAACCACTTGGAGGAGTTCTCCTCAAATGAAAATCACGTGGAGGATGATGGTGAGAGAAGTGTTAATAGTAGCAATAGCGCTGATAATAATAACAGTAATTCTAGGGATTTCAGCGAGACAGCCAGCAGCAGCTACGTAGCTATGACCACCACCACCAGCATGGCGTACTTGCCGCAAACTTTGGTGCTGTGTGAGTTCAGGCATGATGGCTTCGAGGAGTGCGTGCCTTCAGGCCCGTCGGACAGTGGGCTGGTCTCGAAATGGCGGCCACGGGATCGA ATGAAGACTGGTTGTGTTGCTCTGGTTCTGTGTTTAAACATTAGCGTTGATCCACCCGATGTAATAAAGATATCTCCTTGTGCACGTATGGAATGCTGGATCG ACCCTTTCACAATGGCACCTCAGAAAGCGCTTGAAACGATAGGTAGAACCTTGAACCAACAATATGAACGGTGGCAACCGAAG GCTCGATACAAAATTTCGTTGGACCCCACTGTTGATGAGATCAAGAAACTATGCACTACATGTCGCAAATATGCAAAATCCGAGAGAGTTCTTTTTCATTATAATGGTCATGGTGTACCGAAGCCTACCCCTAATGGTGAAATTTGGCTGTTTAATAAG AGTTATACACAGTACATCCCTTTGCCAATCAGTGATCTGGATTCCTGGTTGAAGACGCCCTCTATATATGTTTTTGATTGTTCTGCTGCTGGGGTGATTGTTAGTGCCTTCATTGAG CTCCAGGATTACAGCACTTCAAGTTCAGTACCTTCCACCAGGGATTGTATTTTGCTTGCAGCATGTGAAGCTCATGAGACTCTTCCTCAGAGTGTTGAATTTCCTGCTGATATATTTACTTCTTGCCTCACAACCCCAATAAAAATGGCATTAAGATG GTTTTGCACCCGCTCGTTGCTTCACGAGTCATTTGATTATTCTTTAATTGATAAAATTCCTGGTCGCCAAACTGACCGGAAGACCCTACTTGGCGAGTTGAACTGGATATTCACAGCCGTGACTGACACTATAGCCTGGAATGTACTTCCCCGTG AATTGTTCCAGAAATTGTTCAGACAAGATCTTTTAGTTGCTAGCATGTTCCGGAATTTTTTACTTGCTGAAAGGATTATGCGCTCTGCTAATTGTTCTCCTGTTTCATATCCAGTTTTGCCACCAACTCATCAACATCATATGTG GGATGCTTGGGACATGGCTGCTGAAATATGCCTTTCTCAGCTTCCAGGTTTAGTTGAGGATCCTAATGCAGAGTTCCAG CCCAGTCCATTTTTTACGGAGCAGTTAACAGCTTTTGAGGTGTGGCTTGATCATGGATCAGAATATAAAAAGCCACCAGAACAGCTGCCAATTGTTCTTCAG GTTTTACTCAGCCAGTGCCATAGATTTCGTGCATTGGTTCTTCTCGGTAGATTTTTGGACATGGGGCCTTGGGCTGTGGATCTG GCATTGTCTGTCGGAATATTTCCTTATGTGTTAAAGCTTCTGGCGACGACCACCCCAGAGCTACGTCAAATTCTTGTGTTCATCTGGACAAAGATTCTTGCACTCGATAAG TCTTGTCAGGTTGATCTCGTGAAGGATGGTGGGCACACATATTTCATTAGGTTTCTTGACAGTGTGGAAGCTTATCCGGAGCAACGTGCAATGGCTGCATTTGTTTTGGCTGTCATTGTAGATGGTCACAGGCGGGGTCAGGAAGTATGCATTGAATCTGGTCTCATACATGTTTGTCTCAAAAATCTTCAAAGCTCCTCACCAAATGAGGCACAAACTGAACCGCTATTTCTTCAATGGATATGTTTGTGCCTTGGTAAGTTGTGGGAAGATTTTTTGGAGGCTCAAATGATAGGTTTGCAGGCGGATGCTCTTGCTGTTGTTGAACCGCTACTTTCGGAGCCACAGCCAGAG GTCCGGGCAGCAGCTGTTTTTTCTCTGGGAACGTTACTTGATTTTGGACTTGACACATCAAGAGATGGTCTCGGAGATGAAGAGTGTGATGATGATGAAAAAATTAAGGCCGAAGCTGGTATTATTAAGAGTCTGTTGAGTGTTGTTTCTGATGGAAGCCCACTGGTGCGAGCTGAAGTTGCTGTGG CTCTGGCTCGTTTCGCCTTTGGTCACGACAAACATATTAAGTCGGTTGCTGCTGCTTATTGGAAGCCCCAATCCAACTCAGTGCTCGCAACTCTGCCTTCATTTGCAATCAATGGTTCTGGTAGTGGATACACAACTCCGGTTCATTACATGGCACATGGAAGTAGAGTTCCAACTCCAGTTGGTCCATTATTGCGGGTTGGAAATGACAGTCAGGCGGTGACTCGTGATGGGAGAGTCTCCTCTGGTAGCCCTCTTGCTACCTCAGGAATAATGCATGGATCTCCACTTTCTGATGATTCTTCACAGCATTCTGATTCTGGTGCATTAAATGACTTTGTTAGCAATGGTGTTGTTAACCATTCAAGGCGAAGACCACTAGATAATTCACTATATTCGCAATGTGTATTGGCTATGTGTACTCTAGCAAAGGATCCATCACCACGCGTTGCCAGCCTTGGGCGAAGAGTATTATCCATTATTGGTATTGAACAAGTGGTGACAAAATCGGTTAAATCTGCTGGTGGAAGTGCTCATCCAAGTGAACCATCTACAACGGCAAGCGTCAGTCTTTCTGGACTGGCTCGTTCCTCATCTTGGTTTGAACTGAATGGTG GAGGCCGTCTGCCATTGACATTTAGAACCCCTCCCGTTAGTCCTCCCAGACCAAGCTACATGACAGGAATACGGAGAGTCAGCTCCTTGGATTTTAGGCCGCATCTGATGAATCCTCCAGACTCGGGACTTGCTGATTCACTATTAGGTTCTTCTGGACTATCTGGAGCTTCTGAACGTAGTTTTCTTCCACAATCGACGATCTATAATTGGAGCTGTGGTCACTTTTCAAAGCCGCTTCTTACTGCAGTGGATGATAGTGAAGATATAATTGCTAGAAGAGAAAAAAACGAGAAACAAGCGCTAGACTACATTGTGAAATGTCAACACTCTG CTGTGAGTAAACTGAATAATCAAATCGCCGGTTGGGATACCAAATTTGTGACTGGCACCAAGACCACGCTGTTACAGCCCTTCTCACCTGTTGTGATTGCTTCAGATGAAAATGAAAAGATTAG GGTATGGAATTATGAGGAAGCTACTCTTCTTAACAGTTTCGATAACCATAATTATCCTGATAAAGGCGTTTCGAAGCTCTGTCTTGTGAACGAGCTTGATGAGAACTTGCTCCTTGTAGCATCAA ATGATGGAAACGTCCGGATTTGGAAAAATTTCACCTCAAAAGGGGAGCAGAAATTAGTTACTGCATTTGCTTCAATTCATGGTCACAGACCTGGTGTACGTGCTGTGAATGCTGTTGTTGATTGGCAGCAGCAGTCTGGATATCTT TTTGCATCAGGTGAAATTTCATCTATCACAGCCTGGGATCTGGACAAAGAGCAACTCCTCAGCACCATTCCCTTGACATCTGATTCTAGCATCTCAGCATTG GCTGTTTCTCAAGTTCATGGTGGCCAATTTGCTGCTGGGTTTGTGGATGGCTATGTCCGATTATACGACATTCGTACTCCTGAAAT GCTGGTTAGTGAAACCCGACCTCACACCCAACGTGTTGAAAGAGTGGTAGGGATGGGCTTCCAACCTGGACTTGAACCAGCTAAG CTGGTCAGTGCATCCCAGGCTGGTAATATCCAGTTTCTTGACATGAGAGCCGCCAAAAAGCCGTACCTTACCATTGAAGCCCATAGGGGGTCACTTACAGCATTGGCCATTCATCGGCATGCACCCCTTGTTGCTAGTGGCTCTGCCAAGCaatttatcaaaatattcaACTTGACGGGTGATCAGTTAGGCACCATTAGGTATCACCCCACTTTCATGGCTCAGAAGATTGGATCTGTTAGCTGCCTTACCTTCCATCCATACCAAGTTCTGCTGGCTGCCGGTGCGGCCGATTCTTGTGTTTCAATATATGCCGATGAGATCTCTCCACCAAGATGA
- the LOC140881047 gene encoding uncharacterized protein, producing the protein MDTRVLLFFFIVSSFWCCNARDLIYADFNKMISVQQSYNKVLGGKAPQMEEVIKDETLCSLCEEFSADALNYLSENKTQTEIIEILHKTCARIPTISKQCLTLVDYYAPLFFTEVSSIEPDGFCQKFGLCEVVISFPLDLSKNNKCDACHNVVAEALLKLKDPDTELEVVQLLLKACNSIKNNVQKCKRLVFEYAPIILVNAEKFLETNDVCVILHACDEVPAGQAVITSRTDTTLQSAS; encoded by the exons ATGGATACGAGGGTGCTCCTATTTTTTTTCATAGTCAGCAGCTTCTGGTGCTGTAATGCTAGAGATCTGATTTATGCCGACTTCAATAAAATGATTTCAG TTCAGCAGTCATATAACAAGGTGTTAGGGGGGAAAGCTCCACAGATGGAAGAAGTTATCAAGGACGAAACCTTGTGTTCACTGTGTGAAGAATTTTCTGCTGATGCTCTTAATTACCTCTCAGAGAACAAAACCCAAACCGAGATTATTGAAATCCTTCACAAAACCTGTGCCAGGATACCAACAATCAGTAAGCAG TGCTTAACTTTGGTGGACTATTATGCCCCTCTATTTTTCACGGAGGTTTCCTCCATAGAACCTGATGGTTTCTGCCAAAAGTTTGGCCTTTGTGAAGTAGTGATTTCCTTTCCCCTGGATCTTTCTAAGAATAATAAATGTGATGCGTGCCATAATGTGGTAGCAGAAGCCTTATTGAAGTTGAAAGATCCCGACACCGAG TTGGAAGTAGTCCAGCTGCTCCTGAAGGCATGTAACTCAATCAAAAATAATGTCCAAAAG TGTAAAAGATTGGTATTTGAATACGCGCCTATTATTCTTGTCAACGCGGAGAAATTCTTGGAAACAAACGATGTATGTGTTATATTGCATGCTTGTGATGAAGTTCCGGCAGGACAAGCAGTGATAACGAGTAGGACAGATACAACCTTGCAGTCTGCATCTTAA